The genomic stretch CAGGAGAAAGGATGAATAAATGTGCGATCAGCAGCATGGTGGCTCTTCTGCTCATGATGTCTGCGATCCCAATAATAGCAGGAACTTTGGATGAAGTGAAAAAGCGTGGTACATTGGCTTGCGGAGTATCTACAGGTCTGCCCGGTTTTTCTGCAACCGATGAGAAGGGTCATTGGAAAGGATTGGATGTTGATGGCTGTCGTGCCATCGCTGCTGCTATTTTTGGTGATGCAAGTAAGGTCAAATATGCCCCTCTGAATGCCAAAGAACGTTTTACCGCCTTACAGTCCGGTGAAATCGACGTTCTTGTGCGCGGAACTACCTGGACCAAGCATCGCGATACAGCACTTGGTTTGAATTTTGCCGGAGTCAATTATTACGACGGGCAAGGTTTTATGGTGTCCAAGAAGCTTGGAATCAAATCAGCAAAAGAGCTTGACGGAGCGATTTTCTGTATTCATGCCGGAACGACCAGTGAGCTGAATTTAGCAGATTATTTTGCCAAAAATAGTATGAAATACCAGGCAATAGTCTTCGATACCCATGATCAGGCTGCCAAAGGATTTGAAGCAGGGCGCTGTGATTGCCTGACCGCTGATCAGTCGCAATTATATGCCCTGCGTACCCATCTGAGTAAACCGTATGATTCTGTTATTCTGAAGGATATTATCTCCAAGGAACCGCTGGGGCCGGTTGTCCGTCAAGGAGATGATGCCTGGTTCAATGTGGTGCGCTGGTCCTTTTTCGCTATGCTCAATGCTGATGAGCTGGGGGTCACATCTGCCAATGTCGATGCGATGAGAAAGAGGTCTGTTAATCCTGCTATTCGACGTCTGGTGGGGCTGGACGGTGATAAGGGGCAGAGCTTGGGACTGCCCGACGACTGGAGCTACCAGATTATTAAACAGGTAGGTAATTATGCCGAGAGCTTTAGGCGTAATGTGGGCAGAGGGTCCTCCTTGAAAATTGAACGCGGACTGAATGCCTTATGGAAAGACGGGGGGCTTCAGTATGCTCCGCCTATGCGTTGACGGTGATGAGTAGATCGGAAGCCATAACCAAATGGTGGAATCAGGGCCGGAATAGGGTCTTGCTTTTTCAGGTTCTCCTGATACTGGGTACGGTTCTGTTTTTTTTTCTGATAGGTGCAAATGCTCTGAGCAACCTGGAGAAGCAAGGAATAACCAGCGGTTTTTCTTTCCTCTCCCAGAAAGCTGGGTTCGGGATCATCCAGACCCTGATTTCTTATGACGAATCAAGTACCTATGGTCGAACCTTTCTGGTCGGCTTGCTCAACACCATCCTGATTTCTGTCTTAGGGATTATCTGTGCGACCGTCCTTGGTTTTCTCGTCGGCATTGCAAGGTTGTCCACTAACTGGCTGATTGCCAAATTAGCTGCGATCTATATTGAAATTTTTCGAAACCTTCCTCTGCTCCTGCAGGTTTTTTTCTGGTATTTTGCTGTCCTTCGTTCGTTACCCCTCCCCCGTAACAGCTTACAGATGGGCGATTGGTTTTTTCTCAATATTCGAGGGATATATATTCCACGCCCCGTTCCTGAGCAGGGATTTGTTCTCTTGGGTATAATCTTTTTATTGAGTATCGCTGGGGTTTGTGCGCTGAAAATATGGGCTCGAAAACATCAGGAGAAAACAGGAATAGAGTTACCTACTCTGCGAACCTCCTTGGCAATTGTCATCATTCCATCGACCATTACATGGTTTGCGACTGGCGGCCCTCTGCATTGGGAGCTTTCATCGCTACAAGGGTTTAATTTTAAAGGAGGACTGACTGTTATCCCAGAGCTTGCCGCCCTCCTCCTTGCCCTGACCGTGTATACGTCCAGCCTTATTGCTGAGATTGTCCGTTCCGGTATCTTGTCAGTCAACCATGCCCAGACTGAAGCGGCCCGAGCCTTGGGCTTACCGCAAAGGAAGATTCTTCGGCTGGTTATTATTCCACAGGCTCTGCGAGTTATGATCCCGCAAATGACCAGTCAGTATCTTAATCTGGTCAAAAATTCCTCCCTAGCCACAGCCATCGGGTATCCAGATTTGGTCTCGGTTTTTGCCGGGACGAGCCTGAACCAGACCGGGCAGGCTATTGAGATCATTGCCATGACCATGGCTGTCTATCTGACTATTAATTTGACTATCTCTTGGTTAATGAATCGGTATAATGCGCGAACCTTATTACAGGAGCAGTAACTGGATAATGTTATGACAAGAGCGCACACTCCACATTCTGATTTACCGCCACCGTTGACCAGCGTTGGTGTTGTGGGCTGGTTGCGGCGGAACCTGTTTTCAACACCGCTGAACACACTGTTCACCTTGGGGGCCTTTTACCTGCTCTACCGCTTGATGCCGCCCATGGTCAACTGGGCTCTGCTTGATGCTGATTGGACTGGAACCGGTCGAGAGGCTTGCTCCGGTGACGGGGCTTGCTGGGTCTTTGTTCGGCTGCGTTTTATTCATTTCATGGTCGGGTTTTATCCAGAGGACCAACTGTGGCGACCTGTTGCGGCTTTCGGGATGGCGGGGTTGCTTCTTCTGTATCTCCTGCTGAACGGTCTGCCGTATAAGGGCTGGGTTGCTGGATTCACCCTTCTTGGTTCTCCCTTTATAGCCTTTTTTCTCTTTTACGGCGGGCTGTTCGGGCTACCTGTAGTGGAGACCCATCAATGGGGCGGGTTGATGCTCACCCTGATTCTCTCAACAGTGGGGATGTTGCTTGCCCTACCGTTTGGTACGTTACTGGCGTTAGGGCGACGCTCCTCAATGCCCGTGGCCAGGACACTCAGTGTGGTGTTTATCGAACTTTGGCGCGGTGTCCCATTAATCACCGTCCTCTTTATGTCCTCGGTGCTGCTCCCCTTATTTATGCCGGATGGGATCCGGCTGGATAAGCTGTTACGCGCTTTGATAGGTATATCCCTGTTTCAGTCAGCCTATATGGCGGAGGTTATCCGCAGTGGGCTTCAGGCTGTTCCCAAGGGGCAATATGAGGCCGCAGATGCCTTGGGCCTGTCCTATTGGAAGGCCATGCTGCTGATTGTTCTGCCTCAGGCTTTCAAAACCGTCATTCCTGGCATAGTGAATACCTTTATTGAGCTTTTTAAAGACACCACCCTCGTACTTATCATCGGCCTCTTTGATCTCTTAGCCACGGTCCAAGGCTCCTTTACGGACAGCAAATGGCTGGGATTCACCGCAGAAGGCTATATCTTTGCCGGGCTGATCTATTGGCTGTTTTGTTTTTCTATGTCCAGATACAGTCATCATCTGGAAAAGAAACTACATACCGGGTACTGAAAAACGACAAGATAGAGATCGGATAGAAAACGGTATTCTAACAAAGAAAATTTATGGGAAATACATCCGTACTACAAGCAGATCAAGGAAGCCCCATTGCTATTGCACTCGAAGGAGTGCATAAATGGTATGACGCCTTTCATGTCCTTAAGAATATTAACCTGACGGTTCAGCGGGGTGAGCGGATTATTATTTGCGGTCCCTCCGGTTGTGGAAAATCAACCCTTATCCGCTGTGTAAACAGGCTGGAAAAACATCAACGAGGGGTGATACGAGTAAACGGGACAGAGCTTGATGATGATCTTAAGCATATTGAGCAAGTACGTCGCAATATAGGTATGGTCTTTCAGCAGTTTAATCTGTTTCCACATCTGACGGTGCTGGAAAATTGCTGCCTGGCCCTGATTTGGGTTCTCAAAAAGCCCCGCGAAGAGGCTGAGGCCATTGCTCTGAATTATCTGGAACGGGTCAGGGTGGTTGATCAGGCCTTTAAACACCCAGGACATTTATCCGGCGGTCAGCAGCAGCGGGTGGCTATTGCCCGTTCTCTGTGTATGAATCCCAGTATTATGCTCTTTGATGAGCCAACCTCGGCTCTTGATCCGGAGATGATCAAAGAGGTGTTGGATGTTATGGTGGATTTGGCGCAGGAAGGCATGACCATGATCTGTGTCACCCATGAGATGGGATTTGCGCGAACCGTTGCTGATCGGGTTCTTTTTATGGATTCTGGTGAGATTATCGAGGAAAATGATCCTGAAAATTTCTTCTCCAATCCGCAGTCTGAGCGAACAAAGCTGTTTTTAGGGCAGATTTTATAAGAGGTACTATAGAGGTATTGTCCGGGAGAGGTTATGAAAGAATTTATGTTGATGGAGCCGACAAACCTCACCTTTCAAGAGTTGTTCAGTAACGGGATGCGGTACGCTGTCCCTCGATTTCAACGTGATTATGCCTGGGGTTTGGAGCAATGGGAGGATTTATGGTCCGATCTCAGTACCTTGCCTGATGAACGTTACCATTATATGGGCTATATCGTTCTTCAGAGGAAAGAGCAGTATCATTTCGAGGTCATTGATGGGCAGCAGCGCTTGGTAACGGCAACCCTGATTATCCTGGCGGCAATGAAACAAATTCAGGATTTGATTGATGCTGGTCAGGATCCAGAAAATAATAAAGAACGACTTGATGAGTTACGCAGCAGGTTTATCGGTTCCAAAGATATTGTTTCCTTGAAAGTGAGCAGTAAGCTCTCCTTAAATCGTAATAATAAACGTTTCTATCGAGCTGTCTGCTCTCAACTGGCAGCCCCCAATGTTCGCGGCCTTACCTCCACCAATAAGCTGGTAAAAAAATGTTTTGACTTCTTCTATAAACAAAAAATAGGAGCAGCAGGGCATGAAATCGCTGCCTTTGTTGAACAGGTCACCTCCGGCTTGATGTTCACTCGAATCGTTGTTCAGGATAATCTGAACGCCTATAAGGTTTTTGAAACTTTGAATGCTCGGGGTGTCCAGTTGTCCACCCCTGACCTGTTAAAGAATTATCTTTTTTCCGTGATCACTGGCAAGGATGACGTGCCGGATGAGCAATTAGATGAACTGGATGAGGACTGGTCCGCTATTGTGGATCAGCTGGGAGAAAATACGTTTACCGACTTCACCCGTTATCATCATAATTTTCAAAAAAGGCTTGTCACGAAAAAAGGGCTGTTCAAATCCATCAGAGAATTGGCTGACACACCGGAGCGCTCGTACTCCTATGTGCGTTCATTAGCCGAATTCGCCCCTGTATACGCTTCGTTACTCAGCCCTTATGACGAGTGGTGGGCCTTGCAGGGTGGTGAGTATCGACCGGCGCGTCATTACCTGGAAGGACTGAAACTGTTTAATATTAAACAGCCCTTCACCATTCTGATGGCGGCCTTTAAGGCCTTTTCCCCTGATGAATTCATTAAGCTGCTCCGCTATATCTATGTCCTTTCCATTCGCTATAACGTCATTTGTCGTCATTCGCCCAATGAGCAGGAACGAAGCTATAATCGAATTGCGATGCGGGTGTTTCATAAGGAATTCACGCGGGCAAGTCATGTGAAGAACTCTGAGGAGTTCAGAGCCTTGTATCCTGAAGACAGCAGTTTTATAAATGCCTTCGAGTTTTATAAGATGCCTAGCAGAAGATCCTCGAAAAAGATCAGATTTCTGTTGGCGGAGATTGAGCGGTCTCTGGGGCATGAGGTGGATTACACGAAGACAAGTCTTGAGCATGTCTGTCCGTATAATCCTGATCAAGGTTGGTATGAGCATTTTGGTCAAGGAGCCAATGAGATAGCTGATCGTCTCGGTAATATGGTTCTTTTGGAAAAAGATGATCTGAAAAGGAGCAACTTTCTCCAGAAGAAGGAATCGTATCTTCTCACTTCATTTCGCTTGGCGCATAAGGTTGCGGAATATGAGGAGTGGAGCCTGAAGAATGTTAATTTGTTCCAGGAATGGCTTGCCTGTCAGGCTGTCAATACATGGAGAGTTGATTGATAACCACAAGGCATCAAGGCGAGTTTCTCACTCCTTAAGCTTAACATACAACTCCCCATCCCGAACCTGAATACTCTCTACACCCTCTCCCAAGCTCTGCCAGAACCCCGGTTCACCGCCGAACTCCTGCATAAGATCAATATTTTTTAAGCCACCCAGCCATGCATTGGGAATCGGCACGCCCATCACGGAAACCCCTTTGAGGACGACCACCGGTTTGTTGTCGCGATAGGCCAGTTCAGCACCGGCCCGCACCCGGAGGGTTTTACCGCCCATGATCGGAAAATCAGGATCAACCGGGATCAGCAAGCGCAGGCTCACCAGGTCGGCAGCCAGGTCCACAGCCATTTTTTCCGCCAGATCAGTATTATTCGCTAAGAGTCCGTTAAGCTCTCGTTCCGTAAAGGTGATTTCCCGATTTGCTCCCTCTTCGAAATAGGCTTCTGGTTTTAAGGCACCCTGCTCATCGTAATCATCCGGCTGAGGAGTGTAGGAGCGTGCTCGTGACTGTGGTGACCGAGTATTTGCTGGGCCAGCTCCGTTTCTGTCGTGAGAAGGAGCTGAGCCTGCAACGCCATCGAACTGGCTGAGCTTTTGCTCTAGTTGTTGTTCTTCCTGCTGGCTCAGCTCCACCGGGGTGAACGGGGAGGGGAAAAGCCAGGTCTTGATCGCAAAGACGGTGAGCAGGGCAGTCAGAACCATTGCTCCTGCAACGATACATAGCACTTGTTTCAGGGAAACGCCTTTTTTGGTCATTACCTGTTCTATCATGATATTTTCTCCAGCTGGGCTGTTTTCTTAAAGCTTATTGAGTATCAGGATCTACTGAACATCAACAATATGCACGGCACAGTAGAGCTCCTGGCCTGCTAAGGGATGGTTGAAGTCCACGAGAACCGTGCTCTCCTTCACCTCCATAACCTTGCCGTTGATGGTTTGTCCTTTTGGGCCGTTGGCATGGATGAGTGTTTCCGGAACAAGTGAATCCGGTGGCAGATCAGTTTTCGGAATCTCAAGCAGGGCCTCTGGGTCGTGCGCACCAAAGGCTTGGTCGATCGGCAGAATGATATCCTTTTTCGTGCCTTTTTCCAAGCCTGCTACTGCCTGCTCCAGGCCGTCGATAATTTCTCCTGTTCCCTGGATATAGGTGACAGGCTCGTCGTCCGTGGTGGTTTCGATGACATCGCCGTTTTTCAGGCTCAGGGTGTAGTCAATAATAACGGTTTTTCCATCTACTATTTTCATAATACTTTTCTGGTGGTTCTGGTTTTGGTGTTGTTGCGAAGTTCAGGAGCTATCCCCTGCTTGCGGTGTAAGTTATACATTGCTTTTGTTATGTGCTCGTATCATTTACTGACCGTGCCGATCAGCGGTATTCCGTTGGCTCCGGACGGAATATAGACCGTGGTATGGTTGGGTGACGAGGCCATTTTTAATTGGGCCTGAATGGCCTCGTGTTGCAGGTAATTCTGGGTCAGGGTCGTATTGATAATCTTCTGCGCTTCAGCAATGCCCTTGGCCTCTTCGATGCGGATTTCAGCATCTTTTTTGGCTATTTCCCGTTGGGTCTCTTTTTCATCAAGGAGCTGCTGGGCAGCCAGTTTTTTTTCAACGGCCAGGGTAACCACTGGGGGGTAATCAATATTTCCGACCACGCTGGAGACCAGGATAAAGGGTGTTCCCTTGAGGTATTCTTGAAGATCAGTTGCCACTGCCGCAGCTATTTCTTTTCTTTTTTCTTTGATCTCGCGGCTCTTGAGATATTGAACATGCTTACGGACCATTGCCCTGAGTGGCTCTTTGATATAGCGGTCGTAAAAGGCCTCGCCAGCGTAGCTCTCCACAACTGTCCTGATTGTTTCTGGTTTCACTTTAATGATCGACTGAAAGCGGAAGGAGATGTTCAACTCATCCTTGGCAAGGATCTTGAATGTTTCTGGATAGGTTTTGGGACGAAAATCAACATTCATAACCTCGTTCCTCCATAATGATATACCGTAATTGGAAGGGCCTTTGAGGTCACCGCGAAAGCCGCCTTTTCCGAACATTCTCGGCTGTTCGTAAACATAGCCTTCGTGTCCTGCCGGAGTGTTCGGGTTTGTGCCAAATATCCCCAGCAGAGCAAAGGATCCGACCGCAAAAATCGCAAGGAGGAAAAAGATTGATAAGCCTGCTTTTACCCCGTTCTGCTGTATTCCCTTTTTCATATTTCTCCCCTTGTAATAAGCAATTTATGCAGAAAATAAGTTTCTCGTTTTCAATACATATGTAGGGGCAGGCCCTTGTGCCTGCCCGGTACGCAAGGGCGAACGCAGGGATTCGCCCCTCCGGCGCTCGGTATAACGAGTAAGATATTTCTTATTAAATTCTTTACCGGATCAATGCGCAAAGCCTGTCGTATTGCCCTGTAATGGAGCGTGCCAGGGCGAATTGAATTCGAGCCCGGAAAAGATTTTGTTCCGGATAATTGACCTTAAAATAACAGTTATTGACGAGATAATCGCTATAAAAACGAAGGCCGAGCTCAAAGCTGATTAGCCAAATGCTGTTGACGAGGAGGCATTTATCCTCAGGAGTGAGCAGGTCAGCGGCCGTTGCCAGATACCCCTTTACAGTCGAGGCAAAAAAGTCAGCCCGAAAGAGAATATCCTCTGGATTATCCACTTCTTCTCCAAGGGGATTACAGCAGGAGCGGAGGCAGTCGCCGATATCATGGAGCAGGAGGCCGGGTCTCACTGTATCCAGATCAACAAGACTGATCACCCTCTTTGTATCTACGGAAAAAAGAAAATTGGCAACCTTGGGATCAGCATGGATAACTTGCTGGCGTACACTCTTCTGTTGGCGAGCCGTCTCCAAGAGAAAGGCGTCCTGTCGGTGGCGCTCAATAAAAACGCGACAATCTTCAGCTTCAGGATTAAGGGGAGCAGAAAGAACGCGCTCATACTGTGCAAGATAGCGGGGCGTGTTGTGAAATCCGGGCAAAGGGTCTGTGAGGGATTCCGGGGGCAGGGTGGCAAGGAGCTGGTGAAACAGGCCAAGGGTGGCACCTATCTCCTCGGCCTGGCCGGGCGTACTGATTGAATGCAGGGATCGGGTCTGGTCAATATGAGTAAGGAGACGCCAATAAGCACCCTTGCTGTCCTGGTAGCTTATTGCTCCGGCCTGATTACTGACAGGGCGGAAAAGGGTAAAATTGCGATTGCGCGGGTGGGGCAGCTGAGCATAGATATGCTCGGTTACCTTGCGCAGATTATCTTGAACCGCGATGGGGTCAGGAAAGACAGACGGATTCAGGTGCTGAAGGATATATTTCTTTCCAGTCTGGAGAGTGAGGCACCAAGTATCGTTGACAATCCCCCCTCCCAAAGACTCCAAGGCTGCAATTTCTTCGTGAGGAAGAAAAAAGGAGACTGCCTGTCCGCATACTCCGGTCAAGGATTCTCCTCCGTCTGTTTGGTTTGATAACGGGTGTATTTATCCGACCTCCCTTTGACCTGCTCCACCGGATATTTTTTATTGTTGATCTCCAGTTTTGTCTGCGCAGCTTCCAGGAGGTCAATATCCAGTCGTTCAGCCATGCGGACGAGATAGATGAGCACATCAGCCATTTCCATGGACACCGCCTCATGCTGCTCTTTATTCAGTGTGTCACTTTCTTGTCGACTCAGCCATTGGAAATGTTCCACCAGTTCAGCGGCCTCGACAATAAGGGCCATGGAGAGATTTTTGGGACTGTGAAATTGGTCCCAATCACGCTGTTCGGTAAATTTGCAGACCGCAGCGGTGAGCTCTGTCAGTGAATCAACCGAGGAGCCACTGGGAGAATCGACCGAAGAATCACCGGAAGAAGCAAAAGAAGGATCTGAAGACATAGAAACGGAACCGAGAAAGAAGAAACGCTCCCAAGCCGAAGCCTGGGAGCGCGTAAGGTATTCTGAATAAGTATACTGCTATTTTTTGAGCCGCAGCACCACGTATTTGCTGTACTCACCAGCGCGAATTCGCAGGAGGAGCTGATTCGGATCCTTCCCTTTTTTGACTGCTTTTTTCAGGTCGGCAACGCTATGAACCCGTACCCTGTTCACCTCTTCGATGAGCTGTCCCGCCTGAACGCCCACGCTGTCAGCAGGGCTATCTGGGGCAACCTGGGTGATAAGGATGCCTTGCTCTTCATCATAACCAAATTGTTTGGCAAGCTCAGGAGTCAGCTCCTGAAGGGTCAGGCCCATGTTGTCGAGGAGAGAGCTGTTGTTTTTTCTTAGGCGCATTCTGGTGGCCCGGCTGAAATCAGCCGGTTGCTCAGCGATGATAACGCGTATTTCTTTTTTTCTGCCCTCCCTGAAAACTTGCAGGGTCACCTTGCTGCCAGGAGTGGTCATGGCGATGCGATTACGTAGGTCCGTTACATCAAGCACCTTGTCGCCATTAAGGGACAGGAGGATATCGCCCTGTTGGATACCGGCTTTTTTTGCTGGTGATCCCTTGGTTACCTCGGCAATCAGAATGCCGTCCGCCTTGTTTACCCCAAAGGATTGGGCAAGATCTTCGTTCATGTCCTGAATGGCTAGGCCAAGCCAGCCGCGCGTCACTTTCCCGCTGCTGCGCAATTGTTCTTCAACAGACTTGGCCATGTTAATAGGGATGGCAAATCCGATTCCCATGGAACCGCCGTTGCGAGAGAAGATAGCCGTATTTATCCCCACCACCTTGCCGTGAATATTGAGCAGCGGACCACCTGAATTCCCCGGATTAATAGCGGCATCTGTCTGGATAAAATTTTCATAATCACTGATCCCCATTCTGGACCGTCCCTTGGCTGAAACCACGCCGACCGTGACTGTTTGGCTCAGTTCAAAGGGACTGCCAATGGCTATCACCCATTCGCCGACTTCCAACTTGCCTGAATCTCCCAAGGCCAGGGTTGGTAACTTTTTTCCGTTGATTTTAATAAGGGCGACGTCGGATTGAGGGTCTGTTCCTACGACTGACGCTGTGAATTCCCGTTTGTCAGACAGCCTGACTCTTATGGTGTCAGCGTTATCAACGACATGATTATTCGTTAAGATCAAGCCATCCTCGGAGATGATAAAGCCAGAGCCGGCTCCGTGCTGCTTGAACGGGCTTGGTTCCTGGCGAAAGCGATCAAATTTTTTCCCGAAAAAATGCTCGAAAAAGGGGTCATTGAACATGTCCAACTGGCCACGTCCGTCAAAGCTCTTGTTTGTTTTTTCCACCCCGATATAGACAACAGCAGGACCAGCTTTTCGGACAACAGAACTAAAGGCCTTGGCGGAACGATCCAGCATTGCAATATCATTTTCTAGATTTGCTGCTCCTGTCTGCGCTGCTAGCAGGAAAAAATAGAGCGCAAAAACCACCATCATGCTCAATCGTGGAATAACATGTTTCTGTTTCATTGTTCTTCACAACTCCATTCTCTTTGATATTATGGAAGATTTCAGGAAGGGCTTTTCAATTTTGCACGATCCTTTGTACGAACTGCTCCTACTGTTATACCTTCCGGCTGAAGCGTCAAGAGGGAATTGCGGAAATCAGGGTTCTTTCAGAATAAAATTTTACGAAACCACAGGCAAGCTGAGACGTTCTGTTCCGTTTGATCAATTAAGATGGAACGAATTTTGCTTACATATATTTCGGAGGTAATGCGTTAAAAAGGAAAGATTCTACTCGCTCAATATTTACCTGCTTGGAATGTTATGCTTTCTGGTGGGGTTGGTCTTGGATCGCAAGATTTTTTTTATGCGTGTGGAATACGCTTCTTGAAAAAATATTTCCTCTTTGTTATATTTCTAACTTTTTTTTATTACAAGATTGTAACTTTGTTTTCAATAAAAGAGGAAGGAAATGATTAACGGAGCGGATACTGCTTTTATTTTGGCGGCAGCAGGACTGGTGTTGTTGATGACCCCTGGGTTAGCCCTGTTTTACGGAGGAATGGTGCGCAGTAAGAATGTACTGGGGACCATTATGCAGAGCCTGATTATGATCTCGCTTATTTCGTTTGAGTGGGTATATATCGGCTATTCTATGTCCTTTGGCCCGGATGTTGCAGGGCTTACCGGAGATCTTTCCTGGTTCGCTCTCAACGGGGTGACCAATGCGCCCAGCCCGGATTATGCAACAACGATTCCGCAAACAGTGTTTATGATCTACCAATGCATGTTTGCGGTGATCACCCCGGCTTTGATCACCGGTGCCTTTGCCGAACGGGTGAAGTTTTTGCCTTTTGCGATCTTCAGTCTGCTCTGGGCTGTGTTGGTGTACAATCCGGTCTGTCATTGGATTTGGGGCGGTGGTTGGATGTCTACCCTTGCCACCCCGGTCCTGGATTTTGCCGGTGGTCTGGTGGTGCATGTCACCTGCGGTGCAGCTGCATTAGCCGCGATTATGGTTATCGGTCCCCGGCAGGGTTTCGGTCGGGAAAATTTTCTCCCGCATAACCTGCCTATGACCATGCTGGGGACCGGGCTGCTGTGGTTCGGGTGGTTTGGTTTTAACGGAGGGAGCGCCTTGGC from Candidatus Electrothrix communis encodes the following:
- a CDS encoding SPFH domain-containing protein, with product MKKGIQQNGVKAGLSIFFLLAIFAVGSFALLGIFGTNPNTPAGHEGYVYEQPRMFGKGGFRGDLKGPSNYGISLWRNEVMNVDFRPKTYPETFKILAKDELNISFRFQSIIKVKPETIRTVVESYAGEAFYDRYIKEPLRAMVRKHVQYLKSREIKEKRKEIAAAVATDLQEYLKGTPFILVSSVVGNIDYPPVVTLAVEKKLAAQQLLDEKETQREIAKKDAEIRIEEAKGIAEAQKIINTTLTQNYLQHEAIQAQLKMASSPNHTTVYIPSGANGIPLIGTVSK
- a CDS encoding DUF262 domain-containing HNH endonuclease family protein, producing MKEFMLMEPTNLTFQELFSNGMRYAVPRFQRDYAWGLEQWEDLWSDLSTLPDERYHYMGYIVLQRKEQYHFEVIDGQQRLVTATLIILAAMKQIQDLIDAGQDPENNKERLDELRSRFIGSKDIVSLKVSSKLSLNRNNKRFYRAVCSQLAAPNVRGLTSTNKLVKKCFDFFYKQKIGAAGHEIAAFVEQVTSGLMFTRIVVQDNLNAYKVFETLNARGVQLSTPDLLKNYLFSVITGKDDVPDEQLDELDEDWSAIVDQLGENTFTDFTRYHHNFQKRLVTKKGLFKSIRELADTPERSYSYVRSLAEFAPVYASLLSPYDEWWALQGGEYRPARHYLEGLKLFNIKQPFTILMAAFKAFSPDEFIKLLRYIYVLSIRYNVICRHSPNEQERSYNRIAMRVFHKEFTRASHVKNSEEFRALYPEDSSFINAFEFYKMPSRRSSKKIRFLLAEIERSLGHEVDYTKTSLEHVCPYNPDQGWYEHFGQGANEIADRLGNMVLLEKDDLKRSNFLQKKESYLLTSFRLAHKVAEYEEWSLKNVNLFQEWLACQAVNTWRVD
- a CDS encoding FKBP-type peptidyl-prolyl cis-trans isomerase; translation: MKIVDGKTVIIDYTLSLKNGDVIETTTDDEPVTYIQGTGEIIDGLEQAVAGLEKGTKKDIILPIDQAFGAHDPEALLEIPKTDLPPDSLVPETLIHANGPKGQTINGKVMEVKESTVLVDFNHPLAGQELYCAVHIVDVQ
- a CDS encoding amino acid ABC transporter permease; translated protein: MTRAHTPHSDLPPPLTSVGVVGWLRRNLFSTPLNTLFTLGAFYLLYRLMPPMVNWALLDADWTGTGREACSGDGACWVFVRLRFIHFMVGFYPEDQLWRPVAAFGMAGLLLLYLLLNGLPYKGWVAGFTLLGSPFIAFFLFYGGLFGLPVVETHQWGGLMLTLILSTVGMLLALPFGTLLALGRRSSMPVARTLSVVFIELWRGVPLITVLFMSSVLLPLFMPDGIRLDKLLRALIGISLFQSAYMAEVIRSGLQAVPKGQYEAADALGLSYWKAMLLIVLPQAFKTVIPGIVNTFIELFKDTTLVLIIGLFDLLATVQGSFTDSKWLGFTAEGYIFAGLIYWLFCFSMSRYSHHLEKKLHTGY
- a CDS encoding amino acid ABC transporter ATP-binding protein; this translates as MGNTSVLQADQGSPIAIALEGVHKWYDAFHVLKNINLTVQRGERIIICGPSGCGKSTLIRCVNRLEKHQRGVIRVNGTELDDDLKHIEQVRRNIGMVFQQFNLFPHLTVLENCCLALIWVLKKPREEAEAIALNYLERVRVVDQAFKHPGHLSGGQQQRVAIARSLCMNPSIMLFDEPTSALDPEMIKEVLDVMVDLAQEGMTMICVTHEMGFARTVADRVLFMDSGEIIEENDPENFFSNPQSERTKLFLGQIL
- a CDS encoding amino acid ABC transporter substrate-binding protein, which translates into the protein MNKCAISSMVALLLMMSAIPIIAGTLDEVKKRGTLACGVSTGLPGFSATDEKGHWKGLDVDGCRAIAAAIFGDASKVKYAPLNAKERFTALQSGEIDVLVRGTTWTKHRDTALGLNFAGVNYYDGQGFMVSKKLGIKSAKELDGAIFCIHAGTTSELNLADYFAKNSMKYQAIVFDTHDQAAKGFEAGRCDCLTADQSQLYALRTHLSKPYDSVILKDIISKEPLGPVVRQGDDAWFNVVRWSFFAMLNADELGVTSANVDAMRKRSVNPAIRRLVGLDGDKGQSLGLPDDWSYQIIKQVGNYAESFRRNVGRGSSLKIERGLNALWKDGGLQYAPPMR
- a CDS encoding arginine N-succinyltransferase, whose product is MIEQVMTKKGVSLKQVLCIVAGAMVLTALLTVFAIKTWLFPSPFTPVELSQQEEQQLEQKLSQFDGVAGSAPSHDRNGAGPANTRSPQSRARSYTPQPDDYDEQGALKPEAYFEEGANREITFTERELNGLLANNTDLAEKMAVDLAADLVSLRLLIPVDPDFPIMGGKTLRVRAGAELAYRDNKPVVVLKGVSVMGVPIPNAWLGGLKNIDLMQEFGGEPGFWQSLGEGVESIQVRDGELYVKLKE
- a CDS encoding amino acid ABC transporter permease, with the protein product MERRGASVCSAYALTVMSRSEAITKWWNQGRNRVLLFQVLLILGTVLFFFLIGANALSNLEKQGITSGFSFLSQKAGFGIIQTLISYDESSTYGRTFLVGLLNTILISVLGIICATVLGFLVGIARLSTNWLIAKLAAIYIEIFRNLPLLLQVFFWYFAVLRSLPLPRNSLQMGDWFFLNIRGIYIPRPVPEQGFVLLGIIFLLSIAGVCALKIWARKHQEKTGIELPTLRTSLAIVIIPSTITWFATGGPLHWELSSLQGFNFKGGLTVIPELAALLLALTVYTSSLIAEIVRSGILSVNHAQTEAARALGLPQRKILRLVIIPQALRVMIPQMTSQYLNLVKNSSLATAIGYPDLVSVFAGTSLNQTGQAIEIIAMTMAVYLTINLTISWLMNRYNARTLLQEQ
- a CDS encoding aminoglycoside phosphotransferase family protein, yielding MTGVCGQAVSFFLPHEEIAALESLGGGIVNDTWCLTLQTGKKYILQHLNPSVFPDPIAVQDNLRKVTEHIYAQLPHPRNRNFTLFRPVSNQAGAISYQDSKGAYWRLLTHIDQTRSLHSISTPGQAEEIGATLGLFHQLLATLPPESLTDPLPGFHNTPRYLAQYERVLSAPLNPEAEDCRVFIERHRQDAFLLETARQQKSVRQQVIHADPKVANFLFSVDTKRVISLVDLDTVRPGLLLHDIGDCLRSCCNPLGEEVDNPEDILFRADFFASTVKGYLATAADLLTPEDKCLLVNSIWLISFELGLRFYSDYLVNNCYFKVNYPEQNLFRARIQFALARSITGQYDRLCALIR